A section of the Hippea sp. KM1 genome encodes:
- a CDS encoding IS3 family transposase, whose product MSKKHRKFSSEFKAKVVLELLEGDKSVSEIASKYGILPKSIHQWKKQFLENASLAFENAVPAKKYKEEIREKESQIEALSKALGQATIERDWVLKKLKSLGLKTKKSLVEPKLKNLSITRQTELLGMNRSTLYYKNKPEISEEDIEIMNAIDEIYTEFPYYGYRRIYHQLRRKGFDNVGKRRITRFMKIMGIRALYPKRKRFKTTELDKNTKAYPYLLNDIIPTKPNQVWVSDITYIRLCKGFAYLCVIMDLKSRAVLSHKLSPTMDDELVVRTIESAIEKYGRPDIFNSDQGSQYTSNRTIELLKKHNISISMDAKGRCFDNIHMERFFRSLKQENIYPSCYERFKDAKTGIDEYIHTYNSKRLHSAIGYKTPFEVYGCMSETKENIVA is encoded by the coding sequence GTGTCAAAGAAACACAGAAAGTTTTCTTCTGAGTTTAAGGCCAAAGTGGTCTTAGAGTTGTTGGAAGGTGACAAGAGTGTAAGTGAGATTGCATCCAAATACGGCATATTACCTAAATCCATACATCAGTGGAAGAAGCAGTTTTTGGAGAATGCATCCTTAGCCTTTGAGAATGCTGTCCCGGCAAAGAAGTATAAGGAAGAGATAAGAGAGAAGGAATCCCAAATTGAGGCTCTATCCAAAGCATTGGGTCAGGCTACCATAGAAAGGGACTGGGTATTAAAAAAATTAAAGAGCTTGGGCTTGAAGACTAAGAAGAGCCTGGTGGAGCCCAAGCTCAAAAACCTTTCAATCACCAGGCAAACAGAGCTTTTAGGGATGAACAGGTCTACACTGTATTACAAGAACAAGCCAGAGATTTCAGAAGAAGACATAGAAATCATGAATGCCATTGATGAGATATACACAGAGTTTCCATACTACGGATACAGAAGGATATACCACCAGTTGAGAAGAAAAGGCTTTGATAATGTGGGAAAGAGAAGAATAACAAGGTTCATGAAGATTATGGGCATAAGGGCTTTATATCCCAAAAGGAAGAGATTTAAAACAACAGAATTGGATAAGAACACAAAGGCCTATCCATATCTGCTAAACGACATAATACCCACAAAGCCCAATCAGGTATGGGTCTCAGATATCACATACATCAGGCTCTGTAAGGGCTTTGCCTATCTGTGCGTCATAATGGACCTAAAATCAAGGGCTGTATTATCACACAAACTATCACCAACAATGGATGATGAACTTGTTGTAAGGACTATAGAATCTGCTATAGAAAAATACGGAAGACCCGATATCTTCAACTCTGACCAGGGGAGCCAATACACCTCAAACAGGACAATAGAGCTTCTAAAGAAACACAACATATCCATATCCATGGATGCCAAGGGCAGGTGTTTTGACAACATACACATGGAGAGGTTCTTCAGAAGCTTAAAACAGGAGAATATCTATCCAAGCTGCTATGAGAGATTCAAAGACGCAAAAACTGGAATAGATGAATACATACACACCTACAATAGCAAGAGATTACACTCTGCTATTGGATATAAGACGCCTTTTGAGGTATATGGGTGTATGTCAGAAACAAAAGAAAACATAGTTGCTTGA
- the istA gene encoding IS21 family transposase: MISKEEFVVIHTLYSQGFSIRQISKILGLNRRTVSRRLKEEDLKLYPKRSYPSKLNDYKGYIEERINQAYPDRIPSTVILREINDMGYTGSLRTLQKYTKVIYDRIGSKRGKDSEEIIRFETEKGFQAQADWTTIRAGRKPIYAFVMVLGYSRTAFVYFTNNSDEDIFQSCHIKAFDYFGGIPKTILYDNLKSVIIQRDKYGKNRHGINNDFLDFSKGLFIPKPCKPYRAKTKGKVERFNSYLKNNFYKPLRAKLKNSGLEITPELLNSYIFSWLEMANNRIHGTTKRKPFDMLNILPPLVKSILPISLFLLSP; the protein is encoded by the coding sequence ATGATTAGTAAGGAGGAGTTTGTTGTGATTCACACACTTTATTCTCAGGGATTCTCAATCAGGCAGATATCAAAGATTCTGGGCTTAAACAGAAGAACAGTGTCAAGAAGATTAAAAGAGGAGGATTTAAAACTGTACCCCAAAAGGAGCTATCCTTCAAAGCTTAATGATTACAAAGGCTACATAGAAGAAAGGATCAACCAAGCTTACCCGGATAGAATCCCATCTACTGTCATATTAAGAGAGATAAACGATATGGGATACACAGGTAGTCTAAGGACACTTCAGAAATACACAAAGGTAATCTACGATAGGATTGGCTCAAAAAGAGGAAAAGACAGTGAAGAGATAATCAGGTTTGAAACCGAAAAAGGCTTTCAGGCTCAGGCAGATTGGACAACTATCAGAGCAGGCAGAAAGCCCATTTATGCATTTGTTATGGTCTTGGGTTATTCAAGAACAGCCTTCGTCTATTTTACAAACAATAGCGATGAGGACATATTTCAGTCCTGCCACATAAAAGCTTTCGACTACTTTGGCGGAATACCAAAGACCATACTCTATGATAACCTAAAATCCGTCATAATACAAAGGGATAAATACGGCAAAAACAGGCATGGAATAAACAATGATTTTCTTGACTTCTCCAAAGGCTTGTTTATTCCAAAGCCCTGCAAACCATACAGGGCTAAAACAAAGGGAAAGGTAGAAAGATTTAACTCATACCTAAAGAACAACTTCTACAAGCCCTTAAGGGCAAAGCTAAAGAACTCTGGCTTAGAGATAACACCTGAGCTTCTAAACTCATACATCTTCTCATGGCTTGAGATGGCAAATAACAGGATACATGGGACAACGAAGAGGAAACCCTTTGACATGCTGAATATATTGCCCCCACTTGTCAAGTCAATTCTTCCCATTTCCCTTTTCCTTCTCTCTCCTTAA
- a CDS encoding transposase gives MTSNKKEALKGFEIFKKKWSSKYPNVVKSWERELYKLLAFLKYPEPIQRVVYTTNLIERTIKEIRRRVKVIGALPSVKSVEKFVYLRVAMLNDRWSNRIVNGFLEAREEIREMFLGRYS, from the coding sequence ATGACATCAAACAAAAAAGAGGCTTTAAAAGGATTTGAGATATTCAAGAAGAAGTGGAGCTCCAAATACCCCAATGTAGTCAAATCTTGGGAGAGGGAGCTTTATAAACTCCTTGCATTTCTTAAGTATCCTGAGCCTATCCAGAGGGTTGTATATACGACAAATTTAATAGAGAGAACAATAAAAGAAATCAGAAGAAGAGTTAAGGTGATAGGCGCTCTACCTTCTGTTAAATCTGTTGAAAAGTTCGTTTATCTGAGGGTGGCAATGCTCAATGACAGGTGGTCTAACAGAATAGTAAATGGCTTCTTGGAAGCAAGGGAAGAAATCAGAGAGATGTTCCTTGGGAGGTACTCATAG
- a CDS encoding AAA domain-containing protein, producing MDNENFDQEKNDRIENEWLYLFSVVANSDNKIVGLPIDLDDDIAEDENNEKTPRLAVRIKPFWFYLSRILNRKRTLLSANEIMDQIELFNDRFAERFKTYYNTYSYWIIDSSFVIKLAEFWKKRENPFLYYLKQSNYSFIIGIYDGVLRELDTLKDKGGQGNEEQKEKRKDLIKRGLGWLNEIIRTNEYTPNGERISGKHVKRVSFSHELFKSELSKVDFDGLHRKLKPGSKFDDVDKAVVRYAKYMAEYNSPDNVVLLTTDTTMKLFASEVGVLSTGLFPDVYERKQKGLNRRVAKEMVEHFLNWLGLEKFFSPDDFDYPIVSTGKSVENKDFFKEVAKEINEPPSFFVSELDLAKLHFDKSKTLQQYIFGNPNRKMLNPETEIETLKPENIPPARWLTETWAKPFFNQALALSEAYRRFLKNDGSGIISVNGPPGTGKTTILRDIVANIVTQRAYHLANDIINEQNILTESDSVFGKFYRFTDDRLCDYNIVVASSNNKAVENVSKELPLMDKVSEYRNEILNEPIFTHFAECFKNMSNDECWSPISVALGKKDNLRAVIADYIRELGIMLKYLWKINYPSEKERQEAGEKGENLRQLINNINLKQYAKDFLDLYNEIEEIKRLIPFDEMAENNVLTVKDYFETESTQYTAIKDEYMRLSSKISMLDREIKETTTLIDDKTEDMANYKQKNKTAFRFSKIPLLKSLSFVRNTIKEYQQMQKSLNSLTSQKQQLEESLSKLKSQFSVKERIFNLKTNTMNKLLSLFEKLGIENADSKELEFLSILNAVYNSSDKEKQLFTPYAAEALERKRKELFFKALRLHYAFVLKHRQEFKHNIDLFFGVLNGGGATQEITDKDIGAIVHFWTAFAFITPVISTTFHSVTNMFATLTKPNSIGFVIIDEAGQGIPYYAVGLLMRAKRAIIVGDPLQIEPVITIPESLRDVLIKTLKAEQIAGELGVGIGLIVPGLEKAVQISESEDGFIDTSVQVLADRASSIQAVIERDGFKIPIGIPLRVHFRCKDPAFSIANTIAYSNTMIHGNESNKNTGRGYFVDVDTSQANWTKNVSNIEINTVNEILLKMYKDRLKDVYIISPFVGITFDDVKRKFKGVPKGNIGTVHTFQGKENKVVIILLGGDKDGAIKWATRKPNLLNVAVTRSKEELVIVGDIEKWTKNGGEMFRKAIELLKPLDGLGYYCAY from the coding sequence ATGGACAATGAAAACTTTGACCAAGAAAAGAACGATAGAATTGAGAACGAGTGGTTGTATTTATTTTCTGTTGTGGCAAATTCCGATAATAAGATAGTGGGTCTACCGATAGATTTAGATGACGATATCGCTGAAGATGAAAACAACGAGAAAACGCCCCGATTGGCTGTAAGAATTAAGCCTTTCTGGTTTTATTTGTCGAGGATTCTAAATAGGAAAAGAACCTTACTCTCAGCCAATGAAATAATGGATCAAATAGAATTATTTAACGATCGATTCGCAGAGAGATTTAAGACATACTATAATACTTATTCTTATTGGATAATTGATAGTTCCTTCGTTATAAAACTTGCAGAGTTTTGGAAGAAAAGAGAAAATCCATTCCTGTATTATCTGAAACAAAGCAATTATAGCTTTATAATAGGCATATACGATGGCGTTCTTAGGGAACTCGATACATTGAAAGATAAAGGTGGTCAGGGTAATGAAGAGCAAAAGGAAAAAAGGAAAGACCTTATAAAACGAGGATTGGGGTGGCTTAACGAGATAATAAGAACTAATGAATATACACCAAACGGCGAAAGGATTAGCGGTAAACATGTAAAACGAGTATCGTTTTCTCATGAGTTATTTAAGAGCGAATTAAGTAAAGTGGATTTCGATGGGTTACATAGAAAACTCAAACCAGGCAGCAAATTCGATGATGTGGACAAAGCAGTTGTAAGATACGCAAAGTATATGGCCGAATATAATTCACCTGACAATGTTGTTTTGCTTACTACCGACACCACTATGAAGCTATTTGCTTCTGAGGTTGGTGTATTATCAACAGGGCTCTTTCCTGATGTCTACGAAAGAAAGCAAAAGGGATTAAACAGGAGAGTGGCAAAAGAAATGGTGGAGCACTTTCTCAACTGGTTAGGTTTAGAAAAGTTTTTCTCTCCAGATGATTTTGATTACCCTATTGTTTCAACAGGGAAAAGTGTTGAGAATAAAGACTTCTTTAAGGAGGTTGCAAAAGAAATTAACGAGCCACCTTCCTTCTTTGTTAGCGAACTTGACCTTGCTAAGCTGCACTTTGATAAAAGCAAAACCCTACAACAATACATCTTTGGCAACCCAAATAGAAAAATGCTTAACCCAGAAACAGAAATCGAAACCCTTAAGCCAGAAAACATACCGCCAGCAAGGTGGCTTACAGAAACATGGGCAAAGCCGTTTTTTAATCAGGCTTTAGCCCTTTCAGAAGCATACAGGAGATTTTTAAAGAACGATGGAAGCGGTATTATTAGCGTCAATGGCCCACCAGGGACAGGAAAGACAACAATTTTAAGAGACATAGTGGCCAATATAGTAACCCAGAGGGCATATCACCTTGCAAATGACATCATCAATGAGCAGAACATACTTACTGAGAGCGATTCTGTTTTTGGCAAATTCTACAGATTTACCGATGATAGGCTTTGCGATTACAATATAGTCGTCGCCTCAAGTAATAACAAAGCAGTCGAGAATGTTTCAAAAGAACTTCCGCTAATGGATAAGGTGAGCGAATACAGAAACGAGATTCTAAATGAGCCAATCTTCACGCATTTTGCGGAATGCTTTAAAAACATGTCCAACGATGAATGTTGGAGTCCTATATCGGTGGCATTGGGCAAGAAGGACAACCTGAGGGCAGTTATTGCCGATTATATTAGAGAGCTTGGCATAATGCTTAAATATCTCTGGAAAATAAACTATCCATCAGAAAAAGAAAGACAAGAAGCAGGAGAGAAAGGGGAAAACTTAAGACAGCTTATAAACAACATAAACCTAAAACAATATGCCAAAGACTTCCTTGACCTCTATAACGAGATTGAAGAGATAAAAAGATTAATTCCTTTTGATGAAATGGCAGAAAACAATGTCCTTACGGTTAAAGATTACTTTGAGACCGAAAGCACTCAATACACCGCCATCAAGGATGAGTATATGCGCCTAAGCAGCAAAATAAGCATGCTTGACAGGGAGATAAAGGAAACAACAACGCTAATAGACGATAAGACCGAAGACATGGCAAATTACAAGCAGAAGAATAAAACGGCCTTTAGATTTTCTAAGATACCCCTTCTTAAAAGCCTCTCTTTTGTTAGGAATACGATAAAAGAGTATCAACAAATGCAGAAATCTTTAAACTCTCTAACAAGCCAAAAACAACAGTTAGAAGAAAGCTTAAGCAAACTAAAGAGCCAATTCTCTGTTAAAGAAAGAATATTTAATCTAAAAACAAATACGATGAACAAGCTATTGAGCCTATTTGAAAAACTTGGAATCGAGAATGCAGACAGCAAAGAGCTTGAGTTTTTATCCATTCTTAACGCCGTTTATAATTCTTCAGATAAAGAAAAGCAGCTATTCACGCCGTATGCAGCCGAAGCATTGGAAAGAAAGCGCAAAGAGTTGTTTTTTAAAGCCTTAAGACTGCACTACGCATTTGTTTTAAAGCACCGCCAGGAGTTCAAGCATAACATAGACTTATTTTTTGGTGTCTTAAATGGGGGTGGGGCGACCCAGGAAATAACGGATAAAGACATTGGGGCTATTGTGCACTTCTGGACGGCTTTTGCGTTTATAACGCCCGTCATATCCACGACCTTTCACTCAGTAACGAACATGTTTGCCACTCTAACAAAACCCAACTCCATCGGCTTTGTGATTATAGATGAAGCAGGGCAGGGAATACCTTATTATGCAGTTGGGTTACTCATGAGGGCTAAAAGGGCCATCATAGTGGGTGACCCACTCCAGATTGAGCCTGTTATTACCATACCAGAAAGCTTGAGAGATGTGCTTATAAAAACACTAAAAGCTGAGCAGATAGCAGGCGAATTGGGCGTCGGTATTGGTTTAATTGTTCCTGGACTTGAAAAAGCGGTGCAAATCTCAGAATCCGAAGACGGCTTTATAGATACTTCCGTTCAGGTGCTTGCAGACAGAGCTTCAAGTATTCAGGCGGTTATAGAAAGAGATGGCTTTAAGATACCAATAGGAATACCGTTAAGGGTTCATTTTAGGTGTAAAGACCCTGCATTCAGCATTGCCAATACCATTGCTTACAGCAATACAATGATACATGGCAATGAGAGTAATAAAAATACGGGCAGGGGGTATTTTGTTGATGTGGACACAAGCCAAGCAAACTGGACGAAAAATGTTTCCAATATTGAGATTAACACAGTCAACGAAATACTGCTAAAAATGTATAAAGATAGGCTTAAGGATGTATATATAATATCGCCGTTTGTGGGTATTACCTTTGATGATGTAAAGCGCAAGTTTAAGGGCGTGCCAAAAGGAAACATAGGGACAGTTCATACTTTTCAAGGCAAGGAGAATAAGGTTGTGATTATTCTCTTGGGTGGTGATAAAGATGGAGCGATAAAATGGGCAACAAGAAAACCCAACCTCTTAAATGTGGCCGTTACAAGGTCAAAAGAGGAGTTAGTAATAGTCGGCGATATAGAGAAATGGACAAAAAACGGGGGAGAAATGTTTAGAAAAGCCATAGAGTTATTGAAGCCTTTGGATGGTTTAGGGTATTATTGCGCATACTAA
- a CDS encoding MBL fold metallo-hydrolase, translating into MGEYNNKPNSEVDVENGEVLYDDGDHKFIWLGWGKLESGLIQTNQYLIINGTKGILLDPGGIHIFPKVVANVTKYIDLDDIEVIFFSHQDPDVSSGIPMWLSVTNAVVHISALWVRFLPHFGITDFSRIKGIPDGGERIGELEVIPAHFMHSPGNHIVFDSKAKILFNGDIGAAVFNEGSEYLFVDRDNFNSHVALMETFHKRYIASSNACRYYINKVRSLSPKMIAPQHGGIFRGEAVDMFLNWLGNLKCGADIIDELSR; encoded by the coding sequence ATGGGAGAGTATAACAATAAACCCAATAGCGAAGTCGATGTGGAAAACGGTGAGGTTTTATACGACGATGGAGACCATAAATTTATCTGGCTTGGGTGGGGAAAGTTAGAGAGCGGCTTAATCCAGACCAATCAATATCTAATCATAAACGGGACAAAGGGTATCCTCCTTGATCCGGGTGGCATACACATATTCCCCAAGGTTGTGGCCAATGTTACCAAATATATCGATTTGGACGACATAGAGGTAATATTCTTCTCCCATCAAGACCCGGATGTCAGCTCAGGCATACCGATGTGGCTTTCTGTAACCAATGCAGTGGTGCATATATCTGCCCTGTGGGTTAGGTTCTTGCCCCACTTTGGTATAACCGATTTCTCAAGGATAAAGGGTATACCGGACGGTGGAGAGAGGATCGGTGAGCTTGAGGTTATACCAGCCCATTTTATGCACTCACCCGGCAACCACATAGTCTTTGATTCAAAGGCAAAGATCCTTTTCAACGGCGACATCGGTGCTGCGGTGTTTAACGAGGGGAGTGAGTATCTGTTTGTTGATAGGGATAACTTCAACTCCCATGTGGCCTTGATGGAGACATTCCATAAGCGCTATATCGCCTCATCCAACGCCTGCCGTTATTACATAAATAAAGTGAGATCGCTCTCTCCCAAGATGATAGCACCCCAGCACGGTGGCATATTCAGGGGTGAGGCTGTGGATATGTTCCTGAATTGGCTGGGCAATCTTAAATGTGGTGCAGATATAATCGATGAGTTGAGTAGGTGA
- a CDS encoding methyl-accepting chemotaxis protein: MAARDNVKSMNAIRKLSKGVVKSSFVSTATIESFKIISNNIEYLEDQMKTFSASLEEMEGNLKGMANNVSKINSDFEEFNLNINSISDKVTQRNEEIEGRKSEIDDFVNSIKNLTTVTEDINKAAGSISDIAKQTNLLALNAAIEAARVGEKGKGFAVVADEIKKLANKTDSITNNIQEILYEFNYKLTSTVERVESVKEFLDQLRSDFNEFADTFVKINESSNEIAESLNENSLAINEHAEVIDDLTNRIVRIYELLSSIIKIINTLQDANVKIEKLIKL; the protein is encoded by the coding sequence ATGGCAGCCAGAGATAATGTTAAGTCTATGAATGCAATACGAAAGCTCTCAAAGGGTGTTGTCAAAAGCTCTTTTGTCTCAACGGCGACGATTGAGAGCTTTAAGATCATATCCAACAACATAGAGTATCTGGAAGACCAGATGAAGACATTTTCCGCCTCACTTGAGGAGATGGAGGGCAACCTCAAGGGTATGGCAAACAATGTCTCTAAGATCAATAGCGATTTTGAGGAGTTCAATCTAAACATCAACTCCATCTCCGATAAGGTGACACAAAGAAACGAGGAGATAGAGGGCAGAAAGAGTGAGATCGATGATTTTGTAAACAGCATAAAGAACCTAACAACCGTTACAGAAGACATAAACAAGGCCGCAGGCAGTATATCCGATATAGCCAAGCAGACCAATCTTCTTGCCCTGAATGCAGCAATAGAGGCTGCAAGGGTCGGTGAGAAGGGCAAGGGCTTTGCCGTTGTTGCTGATGAGATCAAGAAATTGGCGAACAAGACCGATAGCATAACCAACAACATTCAGGAGATACTCTATGAGTTTAACTATAAGCTGACCAGCACGGTGGAGAGGGTTGAGTCTGTAAAGGAGTTTCTGGATCAACTGCGCAGCGACTTCAATGAATTTGCCGACACCTTTGTAAAAATCAACGAAAGCTCTAACGAGATAGCCGAGTCTTTAAATGAAAACAGCCTGGCAATCAACGAGCATGCCGAGGTGATAGACGATTTGACAAACAGGATTGTGCGAATCTAT